One Pyrococcus furiosus DSM 3638 genomic region harbors:
- the lysW gene encoding lysine biosynthesis protein LysW produces the protein MSVVECPVCGAEIEVDGVELHQIVECPVCGAELEVVSLNPLTLEELPEVEEDWGE, from the coding sequence ATGAGTGTAGTTGAGTGTCCCGTATGTGGAGCAGAGATAGAAGTTGACGGAGTGGAGTTACACCAGATAGTTGAGTGCCCTGTATGCGGAGCAGAGCTTGAAGTCGTTAGTTTGAACCCCCTAACACTGGAAGAGCTTCCAGAAGTTGAAGAGGACTGGGGAGAGTAG
- a CDS encoding biotin--[acetyl-CoA-carboxylase] ligase, translating to MLKDSAPKRKILEELRKGETVSGDYLASKLGVSRVAIWKHIRELKELGYGIIADKKGYKLVYEPKKPYPWEIDVQSYYLKKTTSTMEVAKKLAEKGEKSFTVIIAEEQTQGRGKLKKKWESKPGGLYFSIILRPKIKLVDVKNLAPILSSAILNTLKKLGIEGNANDKGEIFVNGKKIGGILIEAKGELDIVEYVIIGVGINVNNDVTYPLATSLKKELGREVDLLKFSKDLLSNMLNALRGNFN from the coding sequence ATGTTGAAGGATAGTGCACCAAAAAGGAAAATACTTGAGGAGTTGAGAAAAGGAGAAACGGTTTCGGGAGACTATTTAGCCTCAAAATTAGGAGTATCTAGAGTTGCCATTTGGAAACACATTAGGGAATTAAAGGAGCTAGGGTATGGAATAATCGCCGATAAAAAGGGATATAAGCTAGTTTATGAGCCGAAAAAACCTTATCCCTGGGAAATTGACGTCCAATCATATTATCTCAAAAAGACGACCTCTACGATGGAAGTAGCTAAAAAATTAGCCGAAAAAGGTGAAAAAAGTTTTACAGTGATTATAGCTGAAGAACAGACCCAGGGAAGAGGAAAGTTGAAGAAAAAATGGGAGTCAAAACCAGGAGGATTGTATTTTTCTATAATATTAAGGCCAAAAATTAAACTAGTAGATGTTAAGAATTTGGCTCCCATACTTTCTTCTGCAATCCTTAATACTTTGAAAAAATTAGGAATTGAAGGAAATGCAAACGATAAAGGTGAAATTTTTGTAAATGGGAAAAAGATAGGAGGAATACTAATAGAAGCCAAAGGAGAGCTTGACATAGTTGAGTATGTTATTATAGGTGTTGGGATAAACGTTAATAATGATGTTACTTACCCATTAGCAACATCACTGAAAAAAGAACTTGGGAGGGAAGTAGATTTACTAAAGTTCTCTAAGGACCTCTTATCAAACATGTTAAATGCTTTGAGAGGCAACTTCAATTAA
- a CDS encoding protein-tyrosine phosphatase family protein, producing MLKNVFVKKLSGDIMEVRFVDDYVAFSRMPYEDEIGELVKEFDAFVVLVEEFELEYDLEKVKREVEVLHVPIPDFTAPSIEELKYIVKWIDEKVKEGKKVLVHCYGGSGRSGTVVVAWLMYKYKLPLKEALLEVRTLKPSAVETRDQLEVLKEFEKLLGTIV from the coding sequence ATGCTTAAGAACGTTTTTGTGAAAAAACTCTCAGGTGATATAATGGAGGTTCGCTTTGTTGACGATTATGTGGCGTTTTCTAGAATGCCATATGAAGATGAGATTGGGGAGTTAGTTAAGGAGTTTGATGCTTTCGTTGTGTTGGTTGAAGAATTTGAGTTGGAATATGATCTAGAAAAAGTTAAAAGGGAAGTTGAGGTTTTACACGTTCCAATACCTGATTTTACAGCACCTAGCATTGAAGAATTAAAATACATCGTGAAGTGGATTGATGAAAAGGTGAAAGAAGGAAAGAAAGTTCTAGTACATTGCTATGGAGGGAGTGGAAGAAGTGGAACTGTGGTTGTGGCTTGGTTAATGTATAAGTATAAGCTCCCTTTAAAAGAAGCACTTTTGGAAGTTAGGACCTTGAAGCCAAGTGCTGTAGAAACTAGGGATCAGCTAGAGGTTCTTAAAGAATTCGAAAAGCTTCTAGGAACTATTGTCTGA
- a CDS encoding [LysW]-aminoadipate/[LysW]-glutamate kinase, giving the protein MRVVKIGGSVISMLENLWRENGISEILGNSVIVHGGSRHVDELSRKMGVKIEKLTSPSGVTFRRTTKEVLKVYVAAMIRANKEIVEFLRNQGINAIGLTGLDRELIIGERKKLIKAVINGRVVAIRDDYSGVIKKVNTQILREYLKIGTPVIASIAYDPIENTPLNVDGDKVAYHVALAMDAKELYFLSDTAFMAGGKVVSELPADEIEKYLIFAKGGMKKKLLMAKEAINSGIKNVVIEGLNGRTVIY; this is encoded by the coding sequence ATGAGAGTCGTGAAGATTGGAGGTTCCGTTATATCAATGCTAGAAAATCTATGGAGAGAAAACGGAATCTCAGAAATTCTGGGAAATTCAGTTATTGTTCATGGAGGATCAAGACATGTTGATGAACTTTCCAGGAAAATGGGAGTTAAAATAGAGAAGCTAACAAGCCCCTCTGGGGTAACCTTTAGAAGAACAACAAAGGAAGTGCTTAAGGTTTATGTAGCCGCAATGATAAGGGCCAATAAAGAAATTGTTGAATTCTTGAGAAATCAAGGAATAAACGCAATAGGCCTCACAGGACTTGACAGGGAGCTGATTATTGGAGAGAGGAAAAAGCTAATCAAAGCAGTTATCAATGGAAGAGTTGTTGCCATTAGGGATGATTATTCTGGAGTAATAAAGAAAGTGAACACTCAAATCCTAAGAGAGTATCTCAAGATTGGAACTCCAGTTATAGCTTCCATTGCCTATGACCCAATTGAGAACACTCCCCTCAACGTAGATGGTGATAAAGTTGCTTATCATGTGGCCCTCGCCATGGATGCAAAGGAGCTCTACTTCCTCTCAGACACAGCATTTATGGCTGGAGGAAAAGTAGTTTCAGAGCTCCCTGCAGATGAAATAGAGAAATACTTAATTTTTGCAAAGGGAGGAATGAAAAAGAAGCTTCTTATGGCCAAAGAAGCGATAAACAGTGGTATTAAGAACGTTGTAATTGAAGGATTAAACGGAAGGACGGTGATATATTGA
- a CDS encoding HemK2/MTQ2 family protein methyltransferase, with protein MRMEYMGLKIEISEEVYEPAEDSFLLAEVLLKEVRDEDIVLDMGTGSGILALLAAKKAKFVVGVDINERAVDIAWKNAVNNDVKNVIFVKSDLFENIRGRFSLIVFNPPYLPGEDEEIRDPIDLALIGGKTGGEVIERFAKHVKDFLLPGGRVLLLYSSLTKINVRKLFDELGFKTAIVAKEKLFFEELYVMKAELSLHFR; from the coding sequence ATGAGAATGGAGTATATGGGTTTGAAAATTGAAATATCAGAGGAGGTTTATGAGCCAGCGGAAGATTCTTTCCTTTTGGCTGAGGTTCTTCTAAAGGAAGTTAGGGATGAGGACATTGTACTGGATATGGGGACGGGAAGTGGTATCTTAGCACTTTTAGCGGCAAAAAAAGCGAAATTTGTTGTCGGCGTTGACATAAATGAAAGAGCCGTTGATATTGCTTGGAAAAATGCAGTCAATAATGACGTAAAAAATGTGATCTTTGTAAAGAGCGATTTATTTGAGAACATTAGGGGCAGATTCTCTCTAATAGTTTTCAACCCTCCATATCTCCCAGGAGAAGATGAAGAAATTAGAGACCCTATAGATTTAGCCCTAATTGGGGGTAAAACTGGTGGAGAAGTAATTGAACGCTTTGCAAAACACGTGAAAGATTTTCTTCTTCCTGGGGGAAGAGTTCTCCTTTTATATAGCTCACTCACTAAAATTAACGTAAGAAAGTTATTTGATGAACTTGGGTTCAAAACTGCGATTGTGGCTAAGGAAAAATTGTTTTTTGAGGAGTTATACGTCATGAAGGCTGAGCTCTCTTTACACTTCCGATGA
- a CDS encoding 3-isopropylmalate dehydratase small subunit, whose amino-acid sequence MITRGRVWKFGDNISTDAITPGRYNLTKDPNELAKIAFIEERPEFSKEVKPGDVVVGGKNFGIGSSRESAALALKAAGVGGVIAKSFGRIFFRNAVNLGLPLLIGNTDPLLDGEIVEVNWRSGEVKKEDGEVLKFKPLDSFLLAIVEEGGIIEYIRRRGDLWIQ is encoded by the coding sequence ATGATAACAAGAGGTAGGGTATGGAAATTTGGCGATAACATTTCAACAGATGCAATAACCCCTGGAAGGTATAATCTAACAAAAGATCCAAACGAGCTAGCAAAGATAGCATTCATTGAAGAAAGACCAGAGTTTTCCAAAGAAGTTAAACCAGGAGATGTAGTTGTTGGAGGAAAAAACTTTGGAATAGGATCATCTAGAGAATCCGCAGCCCTAGCACTAAAAGCTGCTGGAGTAGGGGGAGTAATTGCAAAATCCTTCGGGAGAATATTCTTTAGAAACGCAGTAAACCTGGGACTTCCCCTCTTGATAGGGAATACTGACCCACTCTTAGATGGAGAAATTGTTGAGGTTAATTGGAGAAGTGGAGAGGTAAAGAAAGAAGATGGGGAAGTTCTAAAGTTTAAACCCCTTGACAGTTTTCTTCTCGCTATAGTCGAAGAAGGAGGTATTATTGAATACATTAGAAGGAGGGGAGATTTATGGATACAATAG
- the argC gene encoding N-acetyl-gamma-glutamyl-phosphate reductase, with translation MIKAAVVGASGYIGGELVRLLAMHPEVEITAITSRQYAGKKVHKVHPNLRGLDLRFTNDYNFDADVIFLAVPHGTSMKIIEEFLGSAKIIDMSADFRIKKELYEKYYGPHEKPELIDRFTYGLPELHRKEIKKAELVANPGCNATATILGLYPFKDLTQEAIVDLKVSSSAGGRRENIASIHPERSNVVRVYKPYHHRHEAEVLQETRVKAMFTVHSVDLVRGLLATIYFRYEGNERELLRKLLMYKDEPFVRIVTDKGGLQRYPDPKYVIGSNFIDIGFAYDSENSRVMVFSAIDNLIKGGAGQAVQNMNIMFGLKETTGLEYYPVYPV, from the coding sequence ATGATCAAGGCTGCTGTTGTTGGGGCTAGTGGATATATCGGAGGGGAATTAGTTAGGTTACTCGCAATGCATCCAGAAGTTGAGATTACTGCAATAACCTCAAGACAATATGCCGGAAAGAAAGTGCATAAAGTTCATCCAAACCTTAGAGGACTTGACTTAAGATTCACAAACGACTACAATTTCGATGCAGATGTGATATTCTTGGCAGTCCCACATGGGACATCTATGAAAATCATAGAGGAGTTCTTGGGAAGTGCTAAGATAATAGACATGAGCGCTGATTTCAGGATAAAGAAAGAGTTGTACGAAAAGTATTATGGTCCGCACGAGAAACCCGAACTCATAGACAGATTTACTTACGGCTTACCAGAGCTTCACAGAAAAGAAATAAAAAAGGCCGAACTTGTTGCCAATCCAGGGTGTAATGCCACAGCAACGATCCTTGGACTCTATCCCTTCAAGGACTTAACTCAGGAGGCCATAGTTGACCTAAAAGTCAGCTCCTCTGCAGGAGGAAGAAGAGAGAACATTGCAAGTATTCATCCAGAAAGAAGCAACGTGGTTAGGGTATACAAGCCCTATCACCACAGGCACGAGGCAGAGGTTCTGCAGGAAACTAGAGTAAAGGCCATGTTCACAGTCCATTCTGTAGACTTAGTGAGAGGATTGTTAGCTACAATTTACTTCCGCTATGAGGGCAATGAAAGAGAACTGCTGAGAAAGCTCTTGATGTATAAAGACGAGCCCTTTGTAAGAATCGTAACTGATAAAGGAGGATTACAAAGGTATCCTGATCCAAAGTACGTCATTGGAAGCAATTTTATCGATATAGGATTCGCATACGACTCCGAAAACTCAAGGGTGATGGTATTCTCGGCAATAGATAACTTGATCAAGGGAGGAGCTGGACAGGCTGTTCAAAACATGAACATAATGTTTGGACTTAAAGAAACGACTGGATTAGAGTATTATCCTGTTTATCCCGTGTGA
- the lysX gene encoding lysine biosynthesis protein LysX codes for MKIGITYTILRKEEVMIRERASEFGEVIMLHEDDMTFPAKFDLDVVIIRNISHFKALYLAKLFEDAGIPVVNPFNIILETGDKLLATLKLSKKVKVPRWGVAISENGAKNLGKKLGFPFVSKPIYGSWGRLVTKVNDIDALESLLEHKTWMKNPLYNIHYFQEFVEKPGRDIRSYVIGGEFVTAIYRYSDHWITNTARGGKATPCTDEDVKEVSIKAWEAFGDGALAIDIFESPQGLLVNEVNPNMEFKNAARVTGVDIARKLVEYAVEVAKR; via the coding sequence ATGAAGATCGGAATTACATACACAATCTTGAGAAAAGAGGAAGTAATGATTAGAGAGAGAGCCAGTGAGTTTGGAGAAGTTATAATGTTGCACGAGGACGACATGACATTTCCCGCAAAATTTGACTTAGACGTTGTTATAATTAGGAATATAAGCCATTTTAAGGCCCTATACCTAGCAAAGTTGTTTGAAGATGCTGGAATTCCCGTAGTAAATCCGTTTAATATAATACTTGAAACTGGAGACAAATTACTTGCAACATTGAAACTTTCAAAGAAAGTAAAGGTTCCCAGGTGGGGAGTTGCAATAAGCGAGAATGGCGCGAAAAATTTGGGGAAAAAGCTTGGATTTCCATTTGTATCAAAGCCTATCTATGGAAGCTGGGGTAGGTTAGTGACGAAAGTAAACGATATCGACGCCCTAGAGAGCCTACTTGAACATAAAACCTGGATGAAAAATCCCCTTTACAACATCCATTACTTTCAAGAGTTCGTAGAAAAACCTGGAAGAGACATTAGGAGTTATGTGATAGGAGGAGAATTCGTGACTGCTATTTACAGGTATTCTGATCATTGGATTACAAACACAGCTAGGGGAGGCAAGGCTACCCCCTGTACAGATGAAGATGTCAAAGAAGTCTCAATAAAAGCTTGGGAGGCATTTGGAGATGGAGCTTTAGCAATAGACATTTTTGAAAGCCCTCAGGGGTTGTTAGTCAACGAAGTTAATCCAAATATGGAGTTTAAGAACGCAGCCAGAGTTACTGGAGTTGATATTGCTCGAAAACTCGTTGAATATGCAGTGGAGGTGGCAAAGAGATGA
- a CDS encoding DMT family transporter, with product MIAGILLALGAAFSWALSSVLSKMIMERISPLSLNIVRLLISGLVYLGMFLVLPFPNKPILWWLIVIASGVLGFTVADFMFLKGMKEVGVSRASILVTPHPILTMILAHYFLGRPLNSGIFLGAFLIVLAVIILLSESGNRESKTSFEGVLWIFGAEALWTVAVLLTDWLVENESPLLITGLRIIGGSIGAIFFVPSVLKEVKRISIRDYVWIVIITFLGTVIGQYLFVMAIRLVTSSIATPITESSPIMATILAAFILKEEITERIFISIILAFVGVILIGIFM from the coding sequence GTGATAGCAGGAATATTATTAGCTTTAGGGGCAGCATTTTCCTGGGCATTGTCTTCAGTTCTCTCAAAAATGATAATGGAAAGGATTAGTCCTTTATCCTTAAATATTGTTAGGTTATTGATAAGTGGGCTGGTTTATTTGGGGATGTTCCTTGTACTTCCATTTCCTAACAAACCAATTTTGTGGTGGCTGATCGTTATAGCTTCAGGTGTTTTAGGTTTTACAGTGGCTGATTTTATGTTCCTAAAAGGAATGAAGGAAGTTGGAGTGTCAAGGGCAAGTATATTGGTCACTCCTCATCCTATACTTACGATGATACTTGCTCATTATTTTCTTGGAAGACCTTTAAATTCCGGAATTTTTCTTGGAGCCTTTCTCATAGTTCTTGCTGTTATAATCCTGCTTAGTGAAAGCGGGAATAGAGAGTCAAAGACTTCGTTTGAGGGCGTTCTTTGGATCTTTGGGGCAGAGGCCTTGTGGACTGTTGCTGTTCTCTTGACAGATTGGCTTGTTGAAAACGAGTCCCCTCTTCTTATTACGGGGCTACGTATAATAGGCGGGAGTATTGGAGCTATATTTTTTGTACCTTCTGTCTTAAAAGAGGTAAAGAGAATTAGCATAAGAGATTATGTCTGGATTGTTATCATAACTTTTCTTGGAACCGTTATTGGGCAGTATCTTTTTGTCATGGCGATAAGACTTGTTACTTCAAGCATTGCAACTCCCATAACAGAGTCTAGTCCAATTATGGCCACTATACTTGCAGCATTTATTCTGAAAGAAGAGATAACTGAAAGAATCTTCATTTCTATTATACTTGCATTTGTGGGAGTTATCCTAATTGGGATTTTTATGTGA
- the lysS gene encoding homocitrate synthase encodes MLLLDSTLREGEQTPGVNYTPEQRLEIALALDEFGVEFIEVGHPAVSRDVFEGIKLVVQQGLKANLLAHSRALISDVDYVLKAGTDWIGIFFCLSNHCLTKRFGITLEQALDRISRAIEYAKDHGLKVRFTPEDTTRTEWKNLVAALNLAKELKVDRVSIADTTGSAHPLKFYMLVKNVTEFGIPVNVHCHNDLGLALANAIMGIEAGATLVDATINGLGERAGIVDLAQIATVLYYHYGIKKYKLEMLYYLSQLLTKITGIRPQQNYPIVGENAFTHKAGLHVSAVIKDPTFYEFLPAETFGRERRIYLDRFAGRDTIRFYLRKAGIENENIVEELLRRVKESREPYTWEKLIEEARRLAT; translated from the coding sequence ATATTACTACTGGATTCAACGCTAAGAGAGGGGGAACAAACACCAGGAGTTAACTACACACCAGAACAGAGACTTGAGATAGCTTTAGCCTTGGACGAGTTTGGCGTTGAGTTCATTGAAGTTGGGCATCCCGCAGTGAGCAGAGATGTATTCGAGGGGATAAAACTTGTAGTTCAGCAGGGACTAAAGGCAAATCTTCTTGCACATTCAAGGGCCTTAATAAGTGATGTTGACTATGTTTTGAAGGCAGGGACAGACTGGATAGGAATATTCTTCTGCCTATCAAACCACTGCCTAACCAAGAGGTTTGGAATAACACTAGAGCAAGCATTAGATAGAATCAGTAGAGCTATAGAATATGCAAAAGACCATGGATTAAAAGTTAGATTTACTCCAGAAGACACAACGAGAACTGAGTGGAAGAACTTAGTAGCCGCGCTTAATCTTGCAAAGGAACTAAAAGTTGATAGAGTTAGCATAGCAGATACAACTGGAAGTGCTCACCCCTTAAAATTCTACATGCTCGTTAAAAACGTCACAGAGTTTGGAATACCTGTAAACGTCCACTGTCACAACGACCTTGGCTTAGCTCTTGCAAATGCAATTATGGGAATCGAGGCAGGTGCAACACTGGTGGATGCTACAATAAATGGATTAGGGGAAAGAGCAGGAATTGTTGATTTGGCCCAAATTGCTACAGTTCTATACTACCATTATGGCATCAAAAAGTATAAGCTAGAGATGCTTTACTACTTAAGCCAGCTACTTACCAAGATAACAGGAATAAGACCACAGCAAAACTACCCAATAGTGGGGGAGAACGCATTTACACATAAAGCTGGACTTCATGTCTCTGCTGTAATAAAAGACCCAACTTTTTATGAATTTCTGCCAGCAGAAACCTTCGGCAGGGAAAGAAGGATCTATCTAGACAGATTTGCTGGTAGGGACACAATTAGATTTTATTTGAGAAAAGCAGGTATTGAAAACGAAAATATTGTTGAAGAACTTCTAAGAAGAGTAAAAGAAAGCAGAGAACCTTATACCTGGGAAAAATTAATAGAAGAAGCTAGGAGGTTAGCAACATGA
- a CDS encoding DUF434 domain-containing protein — protein sequence MGRVYEAYKDLKYLLNRGYRKSKALEFVCNHYLLPSNARHLLARCVFPTKWIEETKRKLASKNEITGKEIGIDGFNVLITLDSVIRGEAFRCEDGIVRDIRYIKNYKFDQNTLNLIRIIADTLSTLAPEKVIIFYGKSTSKSGRIAELTKKELEKRRIKGEVKVVKSPDFELKKFDIVATGDVGIIEKVKKIFDIPAYSATLLGIQIPDFKDVLKIFDEKLK from the coding sequence ATGGGGAGAGTGTATGAGGCATATAAAGATTTAAAATACTTGCTCAATAGGGGTTATAGGAAGTCCAAAGCTTTGGAATTTGTATGCAATCATTACCTTCTTCCTTCAAATGCAAGACATCTTTTGGCGAGATGCGTATTTCCCACAAAATGGATTGAAGAGACAAAACGAAAACTCGCTTCAAAGAATGAGATTACTGGAAAAGAAATCGGGATAGATGGCTTCAATGTTTTAATTACCCTAGATTCTGTAATTAGGGGAGAAGCTTTTAGATGTGAGGATGGAATAGTTAGAGATATCAGATACATAAAAAACTACAAATTTGACCAGAATACCCTCAACCTAATAAGAATTATCGCAGATACTCTATCCACTCTGGCCCCAGAAAAAGTTATCATTTTCTATGGTAAGTCAACGTCAAAAAGTGGGAGAATAGCAGAGCTAACAAAAAAGGAGTTAGAAAAAAGAAGAATTAAGGGAGAAGTTAAGGTCGTTAAAAGCCCCGATTTTGAGTTGAAAAAATTTGATATTGTTGCAACTGGAGACGTAGGAATTATTGAAAAAGTTAAGAAAATTTTTGATATTCCTGCATATTCTGCAACCCTCCTTGGGATACAAATTCCAGACTTTAAGGATGTCTTGAAGATTTTCGACGAAAAACTTAAATAA
- a CDS encoding biotin transporter BioY, which produces MRARDIALSGVFAALTAVGAQISVPLGPVPFTFQVLMVFLSGLVLGAKLGALSQAIYLLLGALGLPVFARFSGGIIHIYGPTGGYLLAFPIAAFISGYFSEKAKTFWGKLGGCLLGLSVIYILGWARLGMWLGMDFKKAFYLGVAPFIVFDIIKALMALVISDKIKKALRG; this is translated from the coding sequence ATGAGAGCTAGGGATATTGCATTATCAGGAGTATTTGCGGCATTAACAGCAGTTGGCGCCCAGATTTCTGTGCCTCTCGGCCCAGTACCGTTTACATTTCAAGTCCTCATGGTATTCCTCTCCGGATTAGTTTTAGGAGCGAAGCTTGGAGCTCTTAGTCAAGCTATCTACCTATTGCTAGGAGCGCTTGGATTACCAGTCTTTGCCAGGTTTAGTGGAGGAATAATCCACATCTATGGACCGACTGGAGGGTATCTACTTGCCTTTCCGATAGCAGCCTTTATTTCAGGCTATTTCTCAGAAAAAGCTAAGACCTTCTGGGGAAAACTGGGAGGGTGTCTTTTAGGATTAAGCGTAATTTATATTCTCGGATGGGCAAGATTGGGAATGTGGCTTGGTATGGACTTTAAGAAAGCATTTTATCTAGGAGTGGCACCTTTCATTGTTTTCGATATTATAAAGGCTCTAATGGCACTTGTAATTTCTGACAAAATAAAGAAGGCTCTTAGAGGATGA
- a CDS encoding aspartate/glutamate racemase family protein → MKKIGLIGGMTPESTCYYYRKYIEISRKKFRKYEYPELLIYSINFRDFFMNPEGWEGRKRILINAAKALERAGAELIALTANTPHIVFDDIQKEISVPMVSIIDAVAEEILSHGLKKVLLLETKTTMSSGFYVNALKNKGLEVVVPNEEEQEELNRIIFEELAFENLKSKRWIIDLIERYAKEEGVEGVILGCTELPLAVKRGDVSIEVFDSAEIHIKKLIEVASQSI, encoded by the coding sequence GTGAAGAAAATAGGACTAATTGGAGGAATGACTCCCGAATCTACGTGCTATTACTACAGAAAATACATTGAAATAAGCAGAAAGAAATTCAGAAAATATGAGTATCCCGAGCTTCTTATTTACTCCATAAACTTTCGGGACTTCTTTATGAATCCAGAGGGATGGGAAGGAAGAAAAAGAATCCTAATAAACGCTGCTAAAGCTTTGGAGAGGGCTGGAGCTGAATTAATTGCTCTTACAGCAAACACTCCCCATATAGTTTTTGATGATATCCAAAAAGAGATAAGCGTTCCAATGGTCAGCATAATTGATGCCGTTGCAGAAGAAATTCTAAGCCATGGCCTAAAGAAAGTTCTATTGCTGGAGACTAAAACGACTATGAGCTCCGGCTTTTATGTAAATGCACTTAAAAATAAGGGCCTAGAAGTTGTTGTTCCAAACGAAGAAGAGCAAGAGGAACTCAATAGGATAATTTTCGAGGAGCTTGCATTTGAGAATTTGAAGAGCAAGAGATGGATAATAGATTTAATAGAAAGGTATGCAAAAGAAGAAGGGGTTGAGGGAGTAATTCTTGGATGTACTGAACTACCTCTGGCTGTCAAGCGGGGTGACGTGAGTATAGAAGTCTTTGATTCAGCGGAAATCCATATCAAAAAATTAATTGAAGTTGCCTCTCAAAGCATTTAA
- a CDS encoding 3-isopropylmalate dehydratase large subunit yields MTLIEEILGGKSGESVVRRVDLVYAHDGTMPLIIEAFNKVFATVRARAYIFFDHVYPAPTVKIANLQKEIRDFAKRHRIPVIEGQGISHQLVVEMGLTENSKIVVGADSHTPTLGALGVFAVGMGATDVAVILGLGKTWFRIPESVGVILEGNPSRYVMATDVILHLLSLLKDYDMNYRAVEFFNVPFSLDERLTLTNFVVEANAKTGIIGEEYTGDGYVKELEIELNSLNPLVAKPHNPANVVPVEEVEGTKIDQVFIGSCTNGRFEQISKAAEILEGEKVAVRTIVGPASMNVYKRMIEEGVARKLIEAGAVILPPGCGPCLGRHMGVVGDGEIVLSTTNRNFRGRMGSPNAQIYLSNPITAAVSALYGEITNPEGAI; encoded by the coding sequence ATGACATTAATTGAAGAAATTCTCGGTGGAAAATCTGGAGAAAGTGTTGTTAGAAGAGTGGATTTAGTATACGCTCATGATGGGACAATGCCCTTAATAATAGAGGCATTCAACAAGGTCTTTGCCACTGTAAGAGCAAGAGCATATATCTTCTTTGACCACGTGTATCCAGCGCCTACAGTAAAGATTGCAAACTTGCAAAAAGAGATTAGAGATTTCGCAAAAAGGCATAGAATTCCAGTAATAGAAGGTCAAGGAATTAGCCATCAACTCGTCGTTGAAATGGGATTAACAGAAAACTCAAAGATAGTTGTGGGAGCAGATTCCCATACTCCAACTCTCGGAGCACTTGGAGTTTTTGCAGTAGGGATGGGAGCAACGGATGTTGCTGTAATCTTAGGGCTAGGAAAGACATGGTTTAGAATTCCAGAGAGCGTTGGAGTAATCCTAGAGGGCAATCCTTCAAGATACGTTATGGCAACTGATGTGATACTTCATCTCCTCTCACTACTAAAAGACTACGACATGAACTACAGGGCCGTAGAATTCTTCAACGTTCCTTTTTCCCTTGATGAGCGTCTAACGCTAACGAACTTTGTAGTGGAAGCTAATGCAAAAACGGGAATAATAGGGGAAGAGTACACAGGAGATGGGTATGTAAAAGAGCTGGAGATTGAATTAAATTCTCTCAATCCCCTTGTTGCAAAGCCGCATAATCCAGCAAACGTTGTTCCAGTGGAAGAAGTAGAGGGAACAAAGATAGATCAGGTTTTCATAGGCTCGTGCACAAATGGGAGGTTTGAACAAATTTCCAAAGCTGCCGAGATTTTAGAGGGAGAGAAAGTAGCAGTTAGAACCATCGTAGGTCCTGCCTCTATGAATGTATACAAGAGAATGATAGAGGAGGGAGTAGCAAGAAAACTCATTGAAGCTGGAGCAGTTATTCTTCCCCCAGGATGCGGGCCTTGCTTAGGGAGGCATATGGGCGTAGTTGGAGATGGGGAGATAGTCCTAAGCACAACAAACAGGAACTTCAGAGGAAGAATGGGATCTCCCAATGCCCAAATTTACCTTTCTAATCCAATAACTGCAGCTGTAAGCGCCTTGTATGGAGAGATAACGAACCCGGAGGGAGCTATATGA